The Puntigrus tetrazona isolate hp1 chromosome 3, ASM1883169v1, whole genome shotgun sequence genome contains a region encoding:
- the retreg3 gene encoding reticulophagy regulator 3, producing the protein MAGAEDAAEGSGCAGRLRSRGGLRSGSCSGESQEQLRAVKAVLLERLGPHERLLTYLQSVLLWERPFHSVLLYAAANVMFWFFALSSLRLLFLLASGLALAVCVDTWRNNIWPKIRVKRQDESENESWGLVQPGTLSVPELCHHLAEVWVACSSCAAYIVQFKRKNPGKFCMLVCGLFTSVAMLGRYIPGLVLSYVALLGVLLCPLALYYRLWQRACVKLEPALQWLDFSSKGYMMSKPIDNQFLRKPIRSGTSDDASDSEEELAAFCPTFDEAAVAKELALTDSEHSDAEVSYMDNGTFNLSRGQTPLTEGSEDLDRHSDPEESFACGLPDFPSINPDATLMEDDDDASIGLPSLNSAALSGPRGSTSALLDLDTQMDSDQEDLDPEISFGSLNTTSDLTNNLAGVIASNMIQAAIAGAMQPRPPQGPRRESGHRAGAAPRGYRKQSSSELDTDLDFDGEDFEMLDQSELNQLDPFGGGQGGQNRTQSGSSFLSNFLGKPQ; encoded by the exons ATGGCTGGAGCGGAAGACGCGGCCGAAGGGAGCGGTTGCGCGGGGAGGCTGCGCTCTCGCGGCGGCCTCCGAAGCGGCTCGTGCTCCGGCGAGAGTCAAGAGCAGCTCCGCGCCGTCAAAGCAGTGCTGCTGGAGCGGCTTGGACCCCACGAGCGCCTGCTCACCTATCTGCAGTCTGTATTATTGTGGGAGAGACCCTTTCACAGCGTCCTACTGTACGCGGCCGCTAATGTCATGTTCTG GTTTTTTGCTCTGAGCTCTTTGAGGTTGCTCTTTCTCCTGGCATCAGGTCTGGCCCTGGCTGTTTGTGTCGACACTTGGAGGAATAATATCTGGCCTAAGATCAGAG TTAAAAGGCAAGATGAGAGTGAGAATGAAAG CTGGGGTCTCGTGCAGCCTGGGACTTTAAGCGTGCCTGAATTGTGCCACCACCTGGCTGAAGTTTGGGTTGCGTGCTCTTCCTGCGCAGCATATATTGTGCAGTTTAAACGGAAAAATCCAGGGAAG ttttgtatGCTGGTTTGTGGCCTGTTCACTTCAGTGGCCATGCTGGGGCGCTACATCCCTGGCCTGGTGCTGTCATACGTGGCTT TGCTGGGTGTGTTGCTGTGCCCATTGGCTCTGTATTATCGACTGTGGCAGCGTGCATGTGTGAAGCTGGAGCCGGCCCTGCAGTGGCTGGACTTCAGCTCCAAAGGATACATGATGTCAAAGCCTATAGACAACCAGT TTCTTCGTAAGCCCATCAGAAGCGGGACCTCAGATGACGCAAGTGACAGCGAAGAAGAACTGGCTGCTTTCTGCCCAACG TTTGATGAAGCAGCAGTTGCTAAGGAACTGGCGCTCACCGACTCTGAGCACTCGGATGCTGAGGTGTCGTACATGGATAACGGCACCTTTAACCTCTCCAGGGGCCAAACACCCCTCACAGAGGGCTCGGAGG ATCTGGACAGACACAGTGATCCAGAAGAATCATTTGCCTGTGGGCTTCCAGACTTCCCCTCCATCAACCCAGATGCCACCCTGATGGAGGACGATGATGATGCCAGCATTGGGCTGCCCAGTCTCAACTCGGCCGCGCTCTCCGGCCCTCGCGGCTCTACCTCTGCCCTGCTGGACCTGGACACCCAGATGGACTCTGATCAGGAAGACCTCGACCCCGAGATCTCTTTCGGCTCCCTAAATACTACCTCCGACCTCACTAATAACCTGGCAGGGGTCATCGCCAGCAACATGATCCAGGCAGCCATCGCGGGAGCCATGCAGCCCCGGCCACCGCAAGGCCCTCGGAGAGAGAGCGGCCACCGGGCAGGAGCCGCTCCGAGGGGATACAGGAAGCAGTCGAGCTCAGAGTTAGACACAGACCTAGACTTCGACGGCGAGGACTTTGAGATGTTGGATCAGTCCGAGCTGAACCAGTTGGATCCCTTTGGAGGGGGGCAGGGGGGCCAAAACAGAACCCAGTCAGGATCCAGCTTCCTGTCCAACTTTCTGGGGAAGCCGCAGTGA
- the LOC122342072 gene encoding homologous-pairing protein 2 homolog: MSKKDSAGVAQILAYLNEKNRPYSAQDVFTNLQKQCGLGKTAVVRAMEQLAQEGKIKEKVYGKQKIYFADQSQFADVSDAELKEMDARVAELGVEVQSISQSCRQLDTELKELNGSLTTAEMKAQILELQAECSGYRDRLDKIKSATNHVTPEEKQKVYKERETYVKEWRKRKRMVTDMVGAILEGYPKSKKQFLEEAGIETDEDHKVTMPNI, translated from the exons ATGAGCAAAAAAGACAGTGCAG GTGTCGCACAGATCCTCGCTTACCTGAATGAGAAAAACAGACCCTATAGTGCTCAGGATGTCTTTACGAACCTACAGAAGCAGTGTGGTCTGGGTAAAACG GCTGTGGTCAGAGCAATGGAGCAGCTGGCCCAGGAGGGAAAGATTAAAGAGAAAGTCTATGGAAAGCAGAAGATCTACTTTGCGGATCAG TCTCAGTTTGCGGATGTGAGTGATGCTGAACTTAAGGAGATGGATGCTCGCGTTGCAGAACTCGGTGTTGAAGTACAGAGCATCTCACAGAGCTGCAGGCAGCTGGATACAG AACTGAAGGAGCTCAACGGCTCATTAACCACAGCAGAGATGAAGGCACAGATCCTGGAGCTGCAAGCAGAGTGCTCTGGGTACAGAGACAGGCTGGATAAGATCAAGTCGGCTACAAACCATGTGACCCCCGAGGAGAAACAGAAG GTTTACAAGGAGAGAGAGACTTATGTGAAGGagtggaggaagaggaagagaatg GTAACCGATATGGTTGGAGCTATTTTGGAGGGTTACCCAAAGAGCAAGAAACAGTTTCTG GAGGAGGCTGGGATTGAAACAGATGAGGACCATAAAGTGACAATGCCCAACATCTAA
- the LOC122342070 gene encoding max-like protein X isoform X2, with protein sequence MTENSASPEDPWLKQTDGAFSDNGFDHSFFAESARKGSLVSRANSIGSTSASSVPNTDDEDSDNRHETPYKESYKDRRRQAHTQAEQKRRDAIKKGYDDLQSIVPTCQQQSDFAMATQKMSKATVLQKTIDYIQFLHKEKKKQEEDVSTLRKEVMALKIMKTNYEHIVKAHQNNPQQGSEQVSDQVKFSVFQSIMDSLFQSFIASVSVNSFQELSACVFSWIEEHCKPQTLREFVVTVLQQVNGQLY encoded by the exons atgacgGAAAACAGCGCGTCACCGGAGGATCCCTGGCTCAAA CAGACGGACGGCGCCTTCAGCGACAACGGCTTCGATCACA GTTTCTTTGCCGAGAGTGCTCGCAAAGGAAGTTTGGTGTCAAGAGCCAACAGCATTGGATCCACAAGTGCCTCATCAGTACCAAACACAG ATGATGAAGACAGTGATAACAGACATGAGACGCCCTATAAGGAGTCATATAAAGACCGGAGGAGACAGGCGCACACACAGGCCGAGCAGAAACGCAGAGATGCCATCAAG AAAGGCTACGATGACCTGCAGTCTATAGTGCCTACATGCCAGCAGCAGTCTGACTTCGCCATGGCCACACAGAAGATGAGTAAAGCTACAGTACTGCAGAAGA caatCGACTACATTCAGTTTCTCcacaaagaaaagaagaagcagGAAGAGGATGTTTCCACACTTAGGAAGGAGGTGATGGCACTGAAAATTATGAAAAC GAACTATGAGCACATTGTAAAGGCCCATCAGAATAACCCTCAGCAGGGCAGCGAGCAGGTTTCAGATCAGGTGAAGTTCAGTGTGTTTCAGAGCATCATGGACTCTCTGTTCCAGTCCTTCATTGCCTCAGTGTCAGTCAACAGCTTTCAGGAGCTCTCTGCCTGCGTCTTCAGCTGGATCGAGGAGCACTGCAAGCCCCAG ACGCTGAGAGAGTTTGTGGTGACCGTGCTGCAGCAAGTGAATGGTCAGCTCTACTGA
- the LOC122342070 gene encoding max-like protein X isoform X3 produces the protein MTENSASPEDPWLKTDGAFSDNGFDHSFFAESARKGSLVSRANSIGSTSASSVPNTDDEDSDNRHETPYKESYKDRRRQAHTQAEQKRRDAIKKGYDDLQSIVPTCQQQSDFAMATQKMSKATVLQKTIDYIQFLHKEKKKQEEDVSTLRKEVMALKIMKTNYEHIVKAHQNNPQQGSEQVSDQVKFSVFQSIMDSLFQSFIASVSVNSFQELSACVFSWIEEHCKPQTLREFVVTVLQQVNGQLY, from the exons atgacgGAAAACAGCGCGTCACCGGAGGATCCCTGGCTCAAA ACGGACGGCGCCTTCAGCGACAACGGCTTCGATCACA GTTTCTTTGCCGAGAGTGCTCGCAAAGGAAGTTTGGTGTCAAGAGCCAACAGCATTGGATCCACAAGTGCCTCATCAGTACCAAACACAG ATGATGAAGACAGTGATAACAGACATGAGACGCCCTATAAGGAGTCATATAAAGACCGGAGGAGACAGGCGCACACACAGGCCGAGCAGAAACGCAGAGATGCCATCAAG AAAGGCTACGATGACCTGCAGTCTATAGTGCCTACATGCCAGCAGCAGTCTGACTTCGCCATGGCCACACAGAAGATGAGTAAAGCTACAGTACTGCAGAAGA caatCGACTACATTCAGTTTCTCcacaaagaaaagaagaagcagGAAGAGGATGTTTCCACACTTAGGAAGGAGGTGATGGCACTGAAAATTATGAAAAC GAACTATGAGCACATTGTAAAGGCCCATCAGAATAACCCTCAGCAGGGCAGCGAGCAGGTTTCAGATCAGGTGAAGTTCAGTGTGTTTCAGAGCATCATGGACTCTCTGTTCCAGTCCTTCATTGCCTCAGTGTCAGTCAACAGCTTTCAGGAGCTCTCTGCCTGCGTCTTCAGCTGGATCGAGGAGCACTGCAAGCCCCAG ACGCTGAGAGAGTTTGTGGTGACCGTGCTGCAGCAAGTGAATGGTCAGCTCTACTGA
- the LOC122342070 gene encoding max-like protein X isoform X1 produces MTENSASPEDPWLKVRENIQIKTTDGAFSDNGFDHSFFAESARKGSLVSRANSIGSTSASSVPNTDDEDSDNRHETPYKESYKDRRRQAHTQAEQKRRDAIKKGYDDLQSIVPTCQQQSDFAMATQKMSKATVLQKTIDYIQFLHKEKKKQEEDVSTLRKEVMALKIMKTNYEHIVKAHQNNPQQGSEQVSDQVKFSVFQSIMDSLFQSFIASVSVNSFQELSACVFSWIEEHCKPQTLREFVVTVLQQVNGQLY; encoded by the exons atgacgGAAAACAGCGCGTCACCGGAGGATCCCTGGCTCAAAGTAAGGGAAAATATTCAGATAAAGACG ACGGACGGCGCCTTCAGCGACAACGGCTTCGATCACA GTTTCTTTGCCGAGAGTGCTCGCAAAGGAAGTTTGGTGTCAAGAGCCAACAGCATTGGATCCACAAGTGCCTCATCAGTACCAAACACAG ATGATGAAGACAGTGATAACAGACATGAGACGCCCTATAAGGAGTCATATAAAGACCGGAGGAGACAGGCGCACACACAGGCCGAGCAGAAACGCAGAGATGCCATCAAG AAAGGCTACGATGACCTGCAGTCTATAGTGCCTACATGCCAGCAGCAGTCTGACTTCGCCATGGCCACACAGAAGATGAGTAAAGCTACAGTACTGCAGAAGA caatCGACTACATTCAGTTTCTCcacaaagaaaagaagaagcagGAAGAGGATGTTTCCACACTTAGGAAGGAGGTGATGGCACTGAAAATTATGAAAAC GAACTATGAGCACATTGTAAAGGCCCATCAGAATAACCCTCAGCAGGGCAGCGAGCAGGTTTCAGATCAGGTGAAGTTCAGTGTGTTTCAGAGCATCATGGACTCTCTGTTCCAGTCCTTCATTGCCTCAGTGTCAGTCAACAGCTTTCAGGAGCTCTCTGCCTGCGTCTTCAGCTGGATCGAGGAGCACTGCAAGCCCCAG ACGCTGAGAGAGTTTGTGGTGACCGTGCTGCAGCAAGTGAATGGTCAGCTCTACTGA